A genomic region of Ictidomys tridecemlineatus isolate mIctTri1 chromosome 10, mIctTri1.hap1, whole genome shotgun sequence contains the following coding sequences:
- the Acbd7 gene encoding acyl-CoA-binding domain-containing protein 7 isoform X1, which yields MGDPAAERNSLESPSLLPASGDVFGSLRDFAAHCPAPPSQHLTRGSLRGSERGQWERWAEDSCPLRSGPAFPRHRAPGEQQHPCLCHYVSAVCPALLDVKGRAKWEAWSLQKGLSKEDAMSAYISKAKELIEKYGI from the exons ATGGGCGATCCAGCGGCAGAGAGGAACTCTCTCGAGAGCCCTTCTCTCCTCCCGGCCAGCGGCGACGTCTTTGGGTCCCTGCGGGACTTTGCTGCTCACTGCCCAGCCCCGCCCTCTCAACACCTGACCCGTGGGAGCCTCCGGGGCTCCGAGCGCGGCCAATGGGAGCGGTGGGCGGAGGACAGCTGCCCTTTAAGGAGCGGCCCAGCCTTCCCCAGGCACCGAGCgccaggagagcagcagcatCCTTGCCTTTGTCACTATGTCTCTGCAG TATGTCCAGCACTGTTGGATGTCAAAGGCAGAGCGAAGTGGGAAGCATGGAGCCTCCAAAAAG GGTTGTCCAAGGAGGATGCCATGAGTGCCTATATTTCTAAAGCAAAAGAGCTGATCGAAAAATATGGAATTTAG
- the Acbd7 gene encoding acyl-CoA-binding domain-containing protein 7 isoform X2 translates to MSLQADFDRATEDVKKLKARPEDEELKEIYGLYKQAVIGDIDIVCPALLDVKGRAKWEAWSLQKGLSKEDAMSAYISKAKELIEKYGI, encoded by the exons ATGTCTCTGCAG GCAGATTTTGACAGGGCCACAGAAGATGTGAAGAAACTGAAAGCAAGACCAGAGGATGAAGAATTGAAGGAAATCTATGGCCTTTACAAGCAAGCTGTCATTGGAGACATTGATATTG TATGTCCAGCACTGTTGGATGTCAAAGGCAGAGCGAAGTGGGAAGCATGGAGCCTCCAAAAAG GGTTGTCCAAGGAGGATGCCATGAGTGCCTATATTTCTAAAGCAAAAGAGCTGATCGAAAAATATGGAATTTAG
- the Rpp38 gene encoding ribonuclease P protein subunit p38, with translation MSAAPQAPSRGSIRKTRPLVVKTSLNNPYAVCWSTLEKEDMHFILQTIEQKFKSIGLRKIEDKKKRKKMPFIKKHRVERCSLDVNTSEDLKDKRPEANQQMSGWTPVQIRKQLAIGVNEVTRALERSELLLVLVCKSVKPAIITSHLIQLSVSRVVPACQVPCLSATLAPVIGLKCVLALGFKKDTTDFVDEVRAIIPRVPSLTVPWLQDRIENIGDNLETESLGIQDKETLETSFEDLSKHKRKLEGQQVSVALQPLKIKKLIPNPNKIRKPPKSKKTTSK, from the coding sequence ATGTCTGCAGCCCCTCAAGCACCTTCCAGAGGATCCATTCGCAAGACAAGACCTCTGGTTGTAAAGACGTCCTTGAACAACCCCTATGCTGTCTGTTGGAGCACACTGGAGAAGGAGGACATGCACTTCATATTACAGACAATTGAGCAGAAGTTTAAATCTATTGGACTTCGGAAAATCgaggacaagaaaaaaagaaaaaaaatgccttttataAAAAAGCACAGGGTAGAAAGATGCAGCCTAGATGTTAATACTAGTGAGGATCTGAAGGACAAAAGGCCAGAAGCTAACCAGCAGATGTCAGGGTGGACGCCTGTGCAGATCAGGAAGCAGCTTGCCATAGGTGTTAATGAAGTCACTAGAGCTCTGGAAAGGAGTGAACTGCTCTTGGTTCTGGTATGTAAGTCAGTCAAGCCTGCCATCATCACCTCACACTTGATTCAGTTAAGTGTAAGCAGAGTTGTTCCTGCCTGTCAGGTTCCCTGCCTCAGTGCAACACTCGCCCCTGTCATTGGCTTAAAATGTGTGCTAGCATTGGGATTCAAAAAAGACACCACTGACTTTGTAGATGAAGTAAGAGCTATCATTCCCAGAGTGCCCAGTTTAACTGTACCATGGCTTCAGGACAGAATTGAAAATATTGGAGACAATTTAGAAACTGAATCTTTGGGAATCCAAGACAAAGAGACTTTGGAAACTTCATTTGAAGATCTCTCGAAACACAAGAGAAAACTTGAAGGTCAGCAGGTCTCTGTAGCATTACAGCctcttaaaataaagaaattgattcCCAACCCTAATAAGATAAGGAAACCGCCCAAAAGTAAAAAAACTACTTCAAAGTAA